The following DNA comes from Streptomyces sp. NBC_00690.
CGACCCCGTCCAGTGGGGCCGCCATCTCCCGGGCCGTCGCCTCGTCCCCGGCGATCACCACCACCATCTGCTCGGCGGCCATACCGGCGAGCCTGGCGGCCTCGGGCAGGTCGGCCGCCGCTGTGACACAGACGGAACAGTCGGTGGACAGGAAGGTCAGTGCTGCTTCTCGGCCCCGGAGGGCGTCTGAGTCCACCAGCGTCCCGTCGGTGGCGACAGCGGTGAAGGCGGGGAGCGGCTCACCCGTCGGAGGGCCGGATTCCAGATTCTCGGTCCCGAACAGCCTCTTGCGCTCGTCCTCGTGGCGGCGCAGCCGCCTGATGACGGCGAGGATCAGCACCAAATTCAGCGCGGTGACGGCTCCCACGAGCAGCAGTCCGATGGACAGATAGACCATGCCACTTCCTTTCGTCCGATGAGTCCTGCAAGTCCTGTGAATCCGGTGCGTTGGGTGAGTTGGGGCGCATTTCGTGTGGGAGCGGGTGGGTCGACGGGGATGCGTTCCTCGTACGGCCAGGTCATGGCACGGCCAGCAGATCGACGATGTCGTCGAAGAAGGCGGTCACCGCGGTGATTACCGCCGCCGCGGCGGCACAGAGGAACACGGCGGGCAGTGCCGGTGCGGTCCAGGATGCGGCTCCGGCTCCCACCAGCCCTAGGGCAGCCAGACACAACAAGGGTGCGTTGCGTACGATGTGCCGCCGACCTAGCCGTGCGGTGGGGCGGCCGAAGCAGGCGCACGACACCTCGGTGCGGGACACGGTGGCCACGACGGCGACAGCGGTGAACCCCGCGGTGAGCACGACCGCGGCGATGAATCCGGGTCGTACCGTCTGC
Coding sequences within:
- a CDS encoding TlpA family protein disulfide reductase, with translation MVYLSIGLLLVGAVTALNLVLILAVIRRLRRHEDERKRLFGTENLESGPPTGEPLPAFTAVATDGTLVDSDALRGREAALTFLSTDCSVCVTAAADLPEAARLAGMAAEQMVVVIAGDEATAREMAAPLDGVAKVVFEEAAGPLSTLYAIKGTPTTVSVDPEGTVTYARAGTNPVLDRLPA
- a CDS encoding MauE/DoxX family redox-associated membrane protein produces the protein MTYAVLMARLALAGVLLVSAIAKAWSFGETREMLDGLLRRAGPGARRLARPSAAALIAAEGVTAVALLGPAQTVRPGFIAAVVLTAGFTAVAVVATVSRTEVSCACFGRPTARLGRRHIVRNAPLLCLAALGLVGAGAASWTAPALPAVFLCAAAAAVITAVTAFFDDIVDLLAVP